The following proteins are encoded in a genomic region of Sesamum indicum cultivar Zhongzhi No. 13 linkage group LG8, S_indicum_v1.0, whole genome shotgun sequence:
- the LOC105169382 gene encoding uncharacterized protein LOC105169382: MAYKSVFDASAIKSEFQSAGVNPNFVPLVWKHVLLNPHCRWDEIPSLPSAAYTLLNSKFKPCTSTLHSAVDSSDGVTTKLLIKLQNEEFVEAVIMRYDTRLGKYDGKPRPGGPRSTLCISSQVGCKMGCNFCATGSMGFKSNLSSGEILEQLVHASRISSIRNVVFMGMGEPLNNYSAVVEAIRVMTAPPFQLSPKKITVSTVGVIHAISKLQRDIPNLNLAVSLHAPVQDIRCQIMPAARAFPLERLMNTLREYQTSSQQKIFIEYIMLDGVNDEEQHAHLLGKLLETFQVVVNLIPFNPIGSLSSYKTSSHVKVTIFQRILRGTYNIRTTVRKQMGQDISGACGQLVVSKLDKRSRSSADHLTDIEDLHI; this comes from the exons ATGGCATACAAATCGGTGTTCGATGCTTCCGCCATTAAATCCGAGTTTCAGAGCGCCGGTGTAAACCCTAATTTCGTTCCACTCGTCTGGAAGCACGTCTTGCTAAATCCTCATTGCCGATGGGATGAAATCCCGTCGTTGCCTTCCGCAGCTTATACTCTCCTCAATTCCAAGTTCAAACCCTGCACTTCAACTCTTCATTCCGCCGTAGATTCTTCTGACGGGGTCACTactaagctcctcatcaaaCTACAG AATGAAGAATTTGTGGAGGCTGTGATAATGAGATATGATACCCGATTGGGTAAATATGATGGAAAGCCTCGTCCTGGTGGCCCTAGGTCAACCCTGTGCATATCCTCTCAG GTTGGCTGCAAAATGGGTTGCAACTTTTGCGCAACAGGAAGTATGGGATTTAAAAGCAATCTTTCATCAGGAGAAATTCTGGAACAATTAGTGCATGCTTCTCGCATATCATCCATTCGAAATGTTGTTTTTATG GGAATGGGAGAGCCACTAAACAATTACTCTGCGGTGGTGGAAGCTATCAGAGTCATGACTGCTCCTCCATTTCAGCTGTCACCAAAGAAAATTACTGTCTCAACG GTTGGTGTGATCCATGCTATTAGCAAGCTGCAGAGAGATATACCAAACTTGAACCTTGCAGTGTCACTGCATGCGCCAGTACAAGATATCCGCTGTCAGATAATGCCTGCTGCAAGGGCTTTCCCTTTGGAAAGACTAATGAATACATTGCGAGAATATCAAACTAGCAG TCAGCAGAAAATATTTATCGAGTACATAATGCTTGATGGCGTGAATGATGAGGAGCAGCATGCCCACCTGCTTGGCAAATTGCTAGAGACATTTCAAGTG GTTGTGAACTTGATTCCTTTTAATCCAATTGGCTCTCTAAGTTCTTATAAAACCAGCAGCCATGTGAAAGTGACAATATTCCAGAGAATACTTAGAGGCACTTATAACATCCGAACAACAGTCCGTAAGCAAATGGGTCAAGACATAAGTGGTGCATGTGGTCAGCTGGTTGTTAGTAAGCTGGATAAGAGGTCCCGTAGTAGTGCAGACCACTTAACTGACATTGAAGATCttcatatttga
- the LOC105169379 gene encoding uncharacterized protein LOC105169379 has product MVKMASLKNGVLLKLLEDMKMEDIALDDDPKPVLLQIRSIIPVLEEGDLWPNRGFFLKVSDLSHAFYVSLTDQQNEMILGNKLKLGQFIYVEKLEKAEPAPLMKGVTPVPGWRPCEGTPVDIIPPPNLVKLLEASGVDSVVEKGVILEKKISKPQSISRKLIRGTSGSESSIKRNERLKGGYEGRRRSLSASKPRRSEVSFALKAEDFEKVSSPDERRLSSVDNDSDGDSVILSSSSAQMAKRRSWTESEIMGVKEIFDSSVVNHEIKLPPRSRSANVSPIRSVGYDSSDDNSSSTTTRRASSVGSAKRLTKNSSKSQTPATKINNVQIPNSLCSLHERKGAETGISWNSLPPNLVKFGKEVIRQRDIALSAAADALQEACASERLLSSLSTLSQFPLGEGEDLQPYVDKFFELQHDLARTRLIMQSLTSISPLRTQESVSCTTNSVKETLTVALERKRNAVAWIKSAVAVDLSPSSAPNFPSTNSMETTNSLKKTSPSSRSNKPKGACIIKKDRSSADITVLLASDKGDCQGEWTSGSTLPAAADLAASLQDECRKLFLSYVEKYLDELEQKSLSMQSDSQIAAMMYKVKMVNDCLDVIVNIEGNPQEGGRGGCAYLEDSEAEAYRRVRNKIYGILLKHVERTAMVLERLNGST; this is encoded by the exons ATGGTTAAAATGGCTTCTTTAAAGAATGGGGTTCTCTTGAAGCTTCTTGAGGACATGAAAATGGAAGACATTGCGTTGGATGATGATCCGAAGCCGGTGTTGTTGCAAATCAGGAGCATAATCCCTGTACTGGAAGAAGGTGATTTATGGCCTAACAGAGGATTTTTCCTCAAGGTTTCTGATTTGTCGCATGCATTCTATGTTTCCCTGACTGATCAACAGAATGAGATGATTCTTGGGAACAAATTGAAACTCGGGCAGTTTATATATGTAGAGAAATTGGAGAAGGCAGAGCCTGCTCCATTGATGAAAGGGGTGACACCGGTTCCAGGCTGGCGCCCCTGTGAAGGAACTCCTGTAGATATTATTCCACCACCGAATTTGGTGAAGCTTCTTGAAGCATCTGGGGTTGATTCAGTTGTTGAGAAAGGTGTGATCTTGGAGAAAAAGATTTCAAAGCCTCAATCCATTTCAAGAAAGTTGATCCGGGGCACTTCTGGTTCTGAATCATctattaaaagaaatgaaagatTGAAGGGTGGGTATGAGGGGAGGCGTCGCTCTTTGAGCGCCTCAAAACCTCGTCGGAGCGAAGTCAGTTTTGCGTTAAAAGCAGAAGATTTTGAGAAAGTCAGTTCACCTGATGAACGTAGGCTGAGCTCTGTTGATAATGATAGTGATGGAGATAGTGTGATATTGTCGTCCTCATCAGCACAAATGGCAAAGAGAAGAAGCTGGACCGAGTCAGAAATTATGGGAGTCAAGGAAATTTTTGATTCTTCAGTAGTCAATCATGAAATTAAGCTGCCACCTCGGAGCCGTAGTGCAAAT GTTTCACCTATTCGTTCTGTTGGGTACGACAGCTCTGATGATAATTCGAGTtcaacaacaacaagaagGGCTTCATCAGTGGGTTCAGCAAAGAGATTAACCAAGAATTCCAGCAAAAGCCAAACGCCTGCAACGAAGATCAATAATGTGCAGATACCGAATTCATTATGCAGTTTACACGAAAGAAAAGGGGCAGAAACTGGAATATCATGGAACTCCCTTCCACCAAATTTAGTGAAGTTTGGCAAG GAGGTCATAAGGCAAAGAGACATTGCTCTgtctgctgctgctgatgcTCTCCAAGAGGCTTGTGCTTCAGAAAGATTGCTCAGCTCCTTAAG TACATTGTCACAGTTTCCCCTGGGCGAAGGAGAAGATCTTCAGCCATATGTCGATAAGTTTTTTGAACTTCAACACGACTTAGCTCGTACTAGATTGATAATGCAGTCTCTGACAAGCATAAGTCCACTTAGAACCCAAGAAAGCGTTTCCTGCACCACCAATTCTGTCAAGGAAACACTGACTGTCGCCcttgaaagaaagagaaatgcAGTTGCATGGATAAAATCTGCTGTGGCTGTTGATCTTTCCCCGTCCTCCGCTCCAAATTTTCCCTCAACTAATTCCATGGAAACCACAAACAGCCTGAAGAAAACCAGCCCATCAAGCCGTAGCAATAAACCAAAAGGTGCTTGTATCATTAAAAAGGATAGGAGCAGTGCTGATATCACTGTTCTACTGGCTTCTGACAAAGGAGATTGCCAGGGTGAATGGACTAGTGGAAGTACTCTACCTGCAGCTGCCGACTTGGCTGCGTCTCTGCAGGATGAATGTAGAAAGTTGTTCTTGAGTTACGTTGAAAAATACCTCGACGAACTTGAGCAAAAAAGCTTGTCAATGCAATCCGACAGTCAGATTGCAGCGATGATGTATAAGGTCAAAATGGTGAATGACTGCCTGGATGTGATTGTGAACATAGAGGGCAATCCTCAGGAAGGAGGAAGAGGCGGTTGTGCTTACTTGGAAGACTCTGAAGCTGAAGCTTACCGGAGGGTAAGGAATAAAATCTATGGGATCCTATTGAAGCACGTCGAGAGGACTGCCATGGTTCTCGAACGTTTGAACGGATCTACGTGA
- the LOC105169381 gene encoding DNA polymerase kappa has translation MEESEKSSTENDPARPWQSYNTVYTIAKAGMEGVDKEKVQRIVYEMSKGSKYFENEEKKEVYMKQKIESMRAQLAKLTAVDISRYQKFADKRIVELEATRDLSRIWLHVDMDAFYAAVETLSDPSLKGKPMAVGSMSMISTANYEARKFGVRAAMPGFIARKLCPKLIFVPTDFKKYTYYSDLTRQVFQRYDPNFLAASLDEAYLDITNFCNEKGMTGAEVAEELRESVHKETGLTCSAGVAPNRLLAKVCSDINKPNGQFVLPNERMAVMTFISSLPIRKIGGIGKVTENILKGIFGITTCEEMLQKSNFICALFSRTSADFFLSVGLGLGRTDTPQVTQRKSMSNERTFSPTDDEALFLQKLVDLSENLASDLKKEGLCGRTLTLKLKTSCFEVRTRAVTLPDNICSSEDILKHATKLLKAELPASLRLMGLRMSHFNESKKGVASDPKQRTLSNFIVTEDASGRVSESNIYDDNTLSIDRETSFSSDAHAPCESFDFMDTHQMLDVDPTDKRHGRDEAETGVDNHDVVRDAANPPYPIGAGEVVVRDSSPGLLEETSLDLLGRVVSCTDEEPASLLNPKEPFFWLNDYQCSVCGIELPPSFVEERQEHFDFHLAERLQDEESNNLNRVLKPKQRFTHKDQVSESRQRKKQKASPSDGKHIPIDMFFAKTSQNF, from the exons atggagGAAAGTGAAAAATCAAGTACCGAGAATGATCCCGCACGGCCGTGGCAATCTTATAACACTGTCTACACTATCGCCAAAGCAG GGATGGAAGGGGTGGACAAGGAAAAAGTGCAGAGGATAGTTTATGAGATGAGCAAAGGGTCCAAGTATTTCGAGAatgaggaaaagaaagaagtttaCATGAAGCAGAAAATCGAGAGTATGCGGGCGCAGCTTGCCAAGCTTACTGCGGTGGATATATCACGGTATCAGAAG tTTGCTGATAAAAGGATTGTCGAATTAGAAGCCACACGTGATCTGTCAAGGATTTGGCTACATGTGGATATGGATGCTTTCTATGCGGCTGTTGAAACACTTTCTGATCCTTCTCTAAAAGGCAAGCCAATGGCGGTTGGTAGCATGTCTATGATCTCGACAGCTAATTATGAG gCACGAAAATTTGGGGTTAGAGCTGCAATGCCTGGATTTATTGCACGTAAATTGTGTCCCAAACTGATTTTTGTTCCAACAGACTTCAAAAAGTACACTTATTATAGTGATTTAACAAGACAAG TTTTCCAGAGATATGATCCCAACTTCTTGGCTGCAAGTTTGGATGAGGCATACCTAGATATAACAAACTTCTGCAATGAAAAAGGAATGACTGGTGCAGAA GTGGCTGAAGAGCTCAGAGAAAGTGTCCACAAGGAGACTGGGCTCACATGTAGTGCTGGAGTAGCACCAAATCGCTTGCTTGCTAAG GTTTGTTCAGACATCAATAAGCCAAATGGCCAATTTGTGTTACCAAATGAGCGCATGGCTGTCATGACATTTATATCCTCGTTACCTATAAGAAAG ATTGGGGGTATTGGTAAGGtcactgaaaatattttgaagggAATTTTTGGAATCACGACATGTGAGGAAATGCTGcaaaaaagtaatttcatCTGCGCACTGTTCTCTCGGACATCTGCAG actttttcTTGTCTGTCGGTTTGGGTCTTGGGAGGACAGATACTCCTCAAGTGACCCAAAGAAAAAGTATGAGTAATGAGAGAACATTTTCACCTACTGATGATGAGGCATTATTTCTCCAGAAATTAG TGGATCTTTCAGAAAATCTTGCCTCTGACTTGAAGAAAGAAGGCCTTTGTGGAAGAACATTGACATTAAAGTTGAAAACATCGTGTTTTGAG GTACGAACTCGAGCAGTGACTCTGCCAGACAATATTTGCTCAAGTGAGGATATACTGAAACATGCCACAAAGCTTCTTAAGGCTGAACTTCCGGCATCACTTAGACTGATGG gaCTGCGAATGTCACACTTCAATGAAAGCAAGAAAGGTGTTGCAAGTGACCCTAAACAAAGAACACTTTCCAACTTCATAGTCACAGAGGATGCCTCAGGAAGAGTTTCAGAGTCGAATATTTATGATGATAATACTTTATCCATCGACAGAGAGACCAGTTTCTCTAGCGATGCACATGCGCCATGTGaatcatttgattttatggATACCCATCAAATGTTGGATGTTGATCCCACTGACAAAAGGCATGGCCGCGATGAAGCAGAAACTGGG GTTGATAACCATGATGTGGTGAGAGATGCAGCGAATCCACCATATCCAATTGGGGCTGGTGAAGTAGTGGTAAGAGATTCATCTCCTGGGCTGTTAGAAGAAACCAGCCTGGATCTATTAGGAAGAGTAGTCAGCTGCACTGATGAAGAGCCAGCTTCTTTGTTAAACCCGAAAGAACCCTTCTTTTGGTTGAATGATTACCAATGTTCTGTATGTGGGATCGAACTGCCTCCCAGTTTTGTTGAGGAAAGACAAGAGCATTTCGATTTTCATCTTGCTGAGAGGCTGCAAGATGAGGAATCAAACAACCTTAACAGAGTTCTCAAGCCGAAGCAAAG GTTCACCCACAAGGATCAAGTGAGCGAGAGTCGGCAgagaaagaagcagaaagcaTCTCCTTCAGACGGTAAGCACATTCCAATTGATATGTTCTTTGCAAAAACCAGTCAAAATTTTTGA